In Dethiosulfovibrio salsuginis, the sequence CGATCTCCGGCGATATAGGCACTATAGGAGGAAATCCCATAAGAGGCTACGATATAGGCGACCTGTCTCTGAACGACCTTGAGGGTAATTTGATCCTTAAGGCCTCTAAGGTCGGTTTTTCCCTCGACTTGAGGGCTTTGCTCTCGAAGAAGGTTCGACTCGATAGGGTTTACGTCGAGGAGGCTGTCCTTGACGAAGGCAGGCTGGCCGACCTGATTCCGTCGGAGCGGACTGACGGAACGGTGGAGGTCGAGGTAGGGGAAATCGCCCTTTCCGATATCTCCGCCCTAAACGGCCAATGGTCCCTCCTATCCGCCGCTGTATCTCAGGACAGCGGCCTATGGTCTGGGACCTTTTCGTCGAAGGTTAAAGGCACTCCTGTGGAGGGCGACATAAAGGTCAAGGTTGAGGAGGGCCGGGTATCCCTCCTGTCCGCCTCGGTATTAGGACTTGGAGGGGAGGCACAGATGTCCGGTCCCCTCCATCCCTCTTTGGGGCTCGTCGGTAGCCTGAAAGGGCTGTCCATAGGGGATATCTCTGGATTGTTTTCCTCTAAACCAGTAGCCCACGGCACGGTGGGGCTGGACTTTCGGCTTTCTGGAACTATGGATAACCCCGTTGGACTGGGAGATATAGTCCTGGAGAACGGTGGCGTAGGCCGTTTTGAGGTCCCTGGGCTGAAGGGAAACTGGAGCTACGGAAACTCTAAGCTCGTTTTATCCAACTGGCGAGGGTCCGCTTCCGGTACCACCATATCCGGCGACATGGCTTTGACCATAGGTGGGGTGATGGCCCTGTCCGCCGCACTGGAGGCCGCCGATCTCGATCTAAAGTCTCTGTTCGGAGACGATCCCAGGGCTAAAGACCTATCGGGCAATATAGGTGCCCTGTCTTTAGAGCTAAAGGGGCCTGTAGATCGGCTGGACGCTCGGTTTTCCCTTGAGAAGGGAGACATACTCTACGATGGAATGAAAATCTCCGCCCTGGAGGGCAGGGGGGACATGAAAGCGGGGGCTCTGGCTCTCGACCTGTCCGCCTCGGTTTTAGGGGGAACCGCCGGGGTTAAAGGTCAGGTGAACGTAGCTAAAAACGACTTAGCCCTGACAGTAGCCTTTAGAAACGTCGACGCCGATGGGCTCTTGGCCTTCGCAGGTGTGAAGGATCAGGGCCTCAGCGGTGCTTTGAACGGCGACTTTAAAGTTACGGGGAAAATCGTCGATCCTCAGATCTCCGGCTCGGTGGCGTCGCCCTCCTTAAAGGGCTATGGAGTGGTTCTGGTTTCGCCGGAAGGCTCTTTTCGCTACCGAAACGGTCAGGTGGAGATCTCAAAGCTCTCCGTAAATATAGGCAAAGGGAGGATCTCGGGGAAAGGGACCGTTAAGGTCGACGGCATGGCGGTCTCTCTTAAGGGAGATCTTGCCGGTATTACCGGTGAAGGCCTCACAGCGGCGTTCCCCGATTTGGCGGGACTGGGGCTGTCAGGGGCTCTGGGAGGGTCCTGGAGCTATTCCTCCAGAGGATCGGGCTTTGGTACCTTCAATCTGGGGCTTTCCTCCCAGTCCTTCTCTCTGGCTGAGGCCTTCCCTCTGAAAAACCTTTCCGCACAGGCCCTGATCGACGGGAAAAAGGTTGAGGTAAAAAAGCTCTCCGCAGGGCTTTACGGCGGTTCTCTCTCTCTTTCTGGGGTGGCTCCTCTGGCCGACTCAGGGGCTATGAGCTTCAAAGGCACGCTCGCCTCCGTCGACGGTGCTCAGTTGATGAAGGCGGTAGGGACCGAGGGAAGCGGGAGGATCGATGGATCCTTTCAGCTTTCAGGATCTACCTCTAAACCTCATCTCGATCTGGATATAGGCTCTCAGAAGCTCCAGCTATCGGGACTCGCACTGGACGGTCTGAGATTTACCCTCAAAACCGAGAAGGACCGTCTTGTTTCCTCCCTAAAAGGGTCTTTGGCAGGTGTCCCTCTGACCGGGGGAGGCTGGGTAAGGCTGCCATCGGGCAAGGATAAAGGGGCTGTCGATCTGGAGGCCTCGGTGGACGGGCTGGATATAAAGAGCCTTCTCCCTAAAGGCGTCGAGATCGGTGGAAACGTCTCCACTAAGCTACATCTACTAGGACCTCTGGGCAAGACGAAGCTATACGCCAAAGGCTCCGCCCCTAGGTTACAGGTGGGAAATACGGCGTTTATGGGAGTCGAGCTAGGGGGCTATCTCGGCCAGGGTGACGTGATATCCTTCGATGGATCCAGCCAGTTCGGCGACCGGCGGATCAACGTTTCCTGTGACCTAAAACCCTCCGAGAAAGGGTGGAGTCTGGGCTTTAACGCCCACGGGAAGGACGTCAACCTCTATTCTCTGGCCTCCGGCCTGGAGGGAGTAGTGGAAGGCAGAGTAGACGTAGTTATGAAAGGCAGCTGGACCGGTGGGGCCCTGTCCGCCTCGGGAAAGGTCGCATCAAAGGAGCTCACCTCCAGTGGGGTAAAGATAAAGTCGGTCTCCC encodes:
- a CDS encoding translocation/assembly module TamB domain-containing protein codes for the protein MKKKTLIPALVLVALVSLGTGATILPWGGGFLKKGFVEGIGSLGAISGDIGTIGGNPIRGYDIGDLSLNDLEGNLILKASKVGFSLDLRALLSKKVRLDRVYVEEAVLDEGRLADLIPSERTDGTVEVEVGEIALSDISALNGQWSLLSAAVSQDSGLWSGTFSSKVKGTPVEGDIKVKVEEGRVSLLSASVLGLGGEAQMSGPLHPSLGLVGSLKGLSIGDISGLFSSKPVAHGTVGLDFRLSGTMDNPVGLGDIVLENGGVGRFEVPGLKGNWSYGNSKLVLSNWRGSASGTTISGDMALTIGGVMALSAALEAADLDLKSLFGDDPRAKDLSGNIGALSLELKGPVDRLDARFSLEKGDILYDGMKISALEGRGDMKAGALALDLSASVLGGTAGVKGQVNVAKNDLALTVAFRNVDADGLLAFAGVKDQGLSGALNGDFKVTGKIVDPQISGSVASPSLKGYGVVLVSPEGSFRYRNGQVEISKLSVNIGKGRISGKGTVKVDGMAVSLKGDLAGITGEGLTAAFPDLAGLGLSGALGGSWSYSSRGSGFGTFNLGLSSQSFSLAEAFPLKNLSAQALIDGKKVEVKKLSAGLYGGSLSLSGVAPLADSGAMSFKGTLASVDGAQLMKAVGTEGSGRIDGSFQLSGSTSKPHLDLDIGSQKLQLSGLALDGLRFTLKTEKDRLVSSLKGSLAGVPLTGGGWVRLPSGKDKGAVDLEASVDGLDIKSLLPKGVEIGGNVSTKLHLLGPLGKTKLYAKGSAPRLQVGNTAFMGVELGGYLGQGDVISFDGSSQFGDRRINVSCDLKPSEKGWSLGFNAHGKDVNLYSLASGLEGVVEGRVDVVMKGSWTGGALSASGKVASKELTSSGVKIKSVSLPITVKGTSLAVKGGKAVLYGGPGTLNLDVDLTKNTWKGRAEVKSADLKPLVADAASLPGTVSGTIDLRLDMSGVAGRAFLVDITGFLKGRSIEFSGFEVLKGVTKGKPFRVRDLSANFNLDGQELYILPGSRASAWPGDEVYRYLEASGSIRSASPQQKQDPLDLSCGGEVNLNAFNAFLGAMRTLFKANILEGIKDPRVLATDLLSGIIGGYSSQEFRDISLHVGGSPENPVISKLKISDKQGLGIGGDGMPSSPGEPKIRIKIDIPTGEGGGQEVDAGDQVKKQLMEGLLKQVVGGSE